In Shewanella sp. GD04112, the sequence TCCCGTGGCTATCAAAGCTCGCTTGAGAAGGCGATGGCAAGGCCTGTGCTGATGTCGGTATTAGTCTTGATTGCGCTCGGGAGCAGTGTGCTGCTCGCCCAAAAAGTGCCGCAGGAATTTGCGCCCCAGGAGGACCGGGGTTCGTTATTTTTGATGGTGAACGGGCCGCAGGGCGCGAGTTATGAATATATCGAATCCTACATGAACGAAGTGGAAAACCGTTTAATGCCGTTGGTGGACTCGGGCGACATTAAACGCTTGCTGATCCGTGCGCCCCGTGGCTTTGGCCGCGCCGCCGACTTCTCTAATGGTATGGCGATTATCGTGCTCGAAGATTGGGGACAACGTCGCCCGATGAAAGAAGTGATAGGCGATATTAACAAGCGCCTCGCGGATTTAGCCGGTGTGCAAGCTTTCCCTGTGATGCGTCAAGCCTTTGGCCGTGGCGTGGGTAAACCTGTGCAGTTTGTGATTGGTGGGCCAAGCTATGAAGAGTTGGCCCGCTGGCGCGACATTATGATGGAAAAGGCGGCGGAAAATCCTAAACTGCTTGGCCTTGACCACGATTATAAAGAGACCAAACCGCAGCTTAGAGTCGTGATCGACAGGGACAGGGCGGCCAGTCTTGGGGTATCGATTTCCAATATCGGTCGCACCTTAGAATCGATGCTGGGTTCGCGTTTAGTCACCACCTTTATGCGTGATGGCGAAGAGTATGATGTGATTGTGGAAGGGGAGCGCAGTAACCAAAATACTGCGGCCGATCTGCAAAATATCTATGTTCGCTCCGAACGGACCAAGGAGCTGATCCCGCTATCAAACTTAGTCACGGTCGAAGAGTTTGCCGATGCCAGCTCCCTTAACCGTTATAACCGTATGCGGGCGATTACCATTGAGGCCAGCTTGGCGGATGGTTATAGCCTAGGTGAGGCGCTGGATTACCTCAATCAAGTGGCGCGTGCTTACCTGCCTGCGGAAGCGGTGATCAGCTACAAGGGACAATCTTTGGATTATCAAGAGTCTGGCAGCTCAATGTACTTTGTGTTCCTGCTGGCGCTGGGGATTGTATTCCTAGTATTAGCGGCGCAGTTCGAAAGCTATATTCACCCTATGGTGATCATGCTGACGGTACCGCTTGCCACAGTTGGCGCCTTGATTGGGCTGTGGTTTACGGGCCAGAGTCTCAATATCTACAGCCAGATTGGGATTATTATGCTGGTGGGCCTTGCGGCGAAAAACGGTATTCTTATCGTCGAATTTGCCAACCAGTTACGGGATAAGGGCGTCGATTTCGACCGCGCCATTATTCAAGCCTCTTGTCAGCGTTTGCGCCCCATCCTAATGACGGGGATTACCACTGCCGCAGGCGCCGTACCTCTGGTATTGGCCGCTGGTGCGGGGGCGGAAACCCGCTTCGTGATTGGTGTGGTGGTACTTTCGGGTATTATGCTGGCGACCTTGTTCACTATCTTTGTGATCCCAACCGCCTACGGTCTCTTTGCCCGTAACAGCGGCTCGCCAGAAGCGATTGCCCAACAATTAGATAAGGAGTTGGCGCAGGATTAATCCCACGCGAACGCTTAGCCAAAATAGGCGCTTAAGTTTACTTAAGCGCCTATTTTATTTGGGCTAAATCACTTTGTGCTAACGTCAACGGCTTGAATATAGCGAAAGGAGGTTTTCTCAAAGCCAATGGACTCATAGTAGGCTTGGGTCTGCTCGCGGCGTATAGAGGTGGTGACCTCAAGCTGGTGACAACCCCGCTTACTTGCTCTGTCTTTGGCAAAGTCAATCAGTTGCGTCCCCACACCTAAACCTCGACTCGCTTCAGCCACCACTAAGGCGGTAATGCGGCAGATTTGCTGCTGTGATGGAAAATAATCAAAAAGATTAGGGCGTGTTGACGTTTCGAGATTAAATTTTGTTGGTTCTGGCAAGCTCGTGCTCGCGAAACGAGGAATGATGTGTAGTTATCCTACTCAAATGACGAGCGGCTCTTATGACTGAAAGTAAGAGCAAGTGCTTGCCAGGCGAACCCTTCGGGCAGCATTTGGCTGGCGTTTCTGCCGCGTTATCGTCCGTTTATGTAGAATAACTACACTGCACGGACTTTGCCTTGCATAAACGTCAGCCAAATAGCTGCAAAAATAACCCTGAAACGCCAACACGCCCTATACTTATCAACCCAACCACAAATCCCTCAGACTCGGCGAGATAGATTTCATCCGATCTTTTAGGAGCATCGAGATATTGATGTAATTGTGCCTCGCTGGCACTGTAACCCAGCTGCAACAGTAAGTTAGCCATGGCGTTAAGGTCTGTTATCTGTGCTTGTCTAATTGCAATAAAGCCCATCAAGCTTCCTTATTTTGCCCAGTCCCTAGATTTCTATTAAGCAGGTAGTCTGCCAATACATGACTCTTGAGGTTGAGATATTTTAGGCTAACGCAAAGGGGTTAACGCAT encodes:
- a CDS encoding efflux RND transporter permease subunit, translating into MILTDLSVKRPVFASVISLLLVAFGLVAFDKLPLREYPNIDPPIVSIETNYRGASAAVVESRITQLIEDRISGVEGIRHVSSSSSDGRSQVTLEFDISRNIEDAANDVRDRISGLLDNLPEEADPPEVQKANGGDEVIMWLNLVSDQMTTLELTDYTRRYLSDRLSVVDGVSMIRIGGGKVYAMRVWLDRQALASRSLTVADVEAALRAENVELPAGSLESKERHFTVRLERSYRTAEDFANLVISQGEDGYLVKLGDVAKVEIGSEEERIMFRGNKEAMIGLGVSKQSTANTLEVARAVNALVDKINPTLPAGMSIKRSYDSSVFIEASIKEVYQTLFTAMVLVIIVIYLFLGSVRAMLIPAITVPVSLLGTFIVLYALGYTINLLTLLAMILAIGMVVDDAIVMLENIHRRIEEGDSPLKAAFLGAREVAFAVIATTLVLVAVFMPITFLEGDLGKLFKEFAVAMSAAVIFSSIVALTLSPMMCSKLLKPASQDSWLVRKVDSIMTGISRGYQSSLEKAMARPVLMSVLVLIALGSSVLLAQKVPQEFAPQEDRGSLFLMVNGPQGASYEYIESYMNEVENRLMPLVDSGDIKRLLIRAPRGFGRAADFSNGMAIIVLEDWGQRRPMKEVIGDINKRLADLAGVQAFPVMRQAFGRGVGKPVQFVIGGPSYEELARWRDIMMEKAAENPKLLGLDHDYKETKPQLRVVIDRDRAASLGVSISNIGRTLESMLGSRLVTTFMRDGEEYDVIVEGERSNQNTAADLQNIYVRSERTKELIPLSNLVTVEEFADASSLNRYNRMRAITIEASLADGYSLGEALDYLNQVARAYLPAEAVISYKGQSLDYQESGSSMYFVFLLALGIVFLVLAAQFESYIHPMVIMLTVPLATVGALIGLWFTGQSLNIYSQIGIIMLVGLAAKNGILIVEFANQLRDKGVDFDRAIIQASCQRLRPILMTGITTAAGAVPLVLAAGAGAETRFVIGVVVLSGIMLATLFTIFVIPTAYGLFARNSGSPEAIAQQLDKELAQD